The Chloroflexia bacterium SDU3-3 genome includes the window GACTGGTCGATCCCCGGCGGCCTGATCAGCAGCGCCGCGCCCGGCAGCATGGGCTACGCGCGCACCATGGCCTTCACCACGCTGGTGTTCTTCCAGCTCTTCAATGTCTTCAACGCCCGCCATAGCCTGCGCAGCGCCTTCGCGCACCTCTTCGACAACATGTGGCTGTGGGCCGCTGTGGCGCTCTCGGTGGTGCTGCAGATCATCGTGATCTACACGCCGCTGCTGCAGACCGCCTTCGGCACCACGGCGCTCAGCACTAGCGACTGGCTAATCTGCATCGGCGTCGGCAGCATCGTGCTCTGGCTCAACGAGCTGAAGAAGATCGTCCTGCGCGGCATCGCGCGCGGCGGCAAGGCCCAGTGGATCAGCAATAGCGAGATGTCATAGGCCATAAGCTGCTCAAGCTAGCCCCCGATGCCTCGCGCGGCTTTGCGCGAGGCATTTTTATGGCCGCACGCAACCCCGTGGCACGCCAGTTGCTTTAACAAACAGCAGAGATGCAATGCGCAGACGCGCAGAACTAGTTAAGGAGACCATCATGATCAACTTCATCCTGTGGCTGCTCTTCGGTGCTTTGGTTGGCTGGCTGGCGAGCCTGGTGATGCGCACCGATGCGCAGCAGGGCGCGATCCTCAACATCGTGGTCGGCATCGTCGGCGCGTTCCTGGGCGGCCTGCTCTTCAGCTTCCTGCCCGGCTCGAATGTCAACCTCAACGATGGCAACTTCAGCCTGTGGTCGCTGTTCGTCTCGTTCATCGGCGCGGTCGTCCTGCTCGGCATTGTCAACCTCTTCAACCGTGGCCGCGTCCGCTAACCACATGGCCAAACAGAACGCACCGGCGGGGCGGCATGCTGCCCCGCCGGTTTTATGCCCGCAGCCACCTGTAAAGCAATCATCGAGCAGCGCACACTGATAGCATTTCGGTGAATAACAATCCCCCTGGCATATACCAGGGGGATTGTTTTGCATTGCGACGGTTTGAATACATTAACCAATAGCGGCGTGCGTTGAGGCAATAGTGCATCGTTTGTTTATTTCTGGTTGATGAATACGCACGTAGACTGTTGAATCAGCCCATATAAAGCTATATATCATTGACTTCGCACGCATGCTGCCCTATGATTCTCACACCAACGACTAAAGAATATTTCCCAGCAATCACTAAGGAAAACCAGAACGCCGCGGCCTCTATATATTCAATCAATCGAAGCCTACCAGCGTGATAACAAAAGATTGCCAGATAATCTAAGTGTATTAGTGCCAATCGATCTTGTAGAACTACCGAAGGGAACAAATGGCAGCGATCTCGATTACCGGTTGGAAGGAAAAGATCGCTACACGCTCTGCTTCAGTAGGCGTGGTGGTAGCTGCTGATATTTCTCGTATCTTTCCTGCAGGGACTGCACTGTCCAAGCTCCCGAAAACTACGATTGCCGCGTGGGAACCCAACACCGAAAGAACACCTTATGTCTCGTGGATTCCGCAAGAAGGTCGCAAAAAGCATCGACCCTTATCTCACCGCAAAAGGCTATGCCCTGAGCAGTGTTCACACGCTCTACGATTTGACCTATCGTAAGGTGATGGGGAAGTGGTTCATCTTCATCTGTTTTCAGGCGAGCACACTGAACAGCAATGGTGAAAAAGGATTCTATGTTCCAACGATGAGGCTTGTGTACGACCGGCCCAATGCGCATGAGATC containing:
- a CDS encoding GlsB/YeaQ/YmgE family stress response membrane protein, yielding MNFILWLLFGALVGWLASLVMRTDAQQGAILNIVVGIVGAFLGGLLFSFLPGSNVNLNDGNFSLWSLFVSFIGAVVLLGIVNLFNRGRVR